A stretch of Carnobacteriaceae bacterium zg-C25 DNA encodes these proteins:
- a CDS encoding N-acetylmuramoyl-L-alanine amidase, which translates to MLKKKMRQLMTGVLLLFGMMSNFFAIPHTTVHAQSNGKIDTVLSQSSFTPEQKKFIQYVYAGALENYEKAGVLPSITIAQAVIESNWGKSQLGAAPNYNLFGVKATDEWTGKTVEMNTNEVIDGKTVRVKARFRAYESWQDSIKERATFFTSTPYRKQIYKAFLESKTYVDAANALQNAGYATDPRYAETLIRFIERNGLDTLDPNVSGNVGFRKNNDALPYSIDNAPNTYTGLADSKTGELYYVENGRVTGTFTDVIKHNGSLYYVKNSQVDFDATGLIQAKNGVWYYIQNGQVAQQLSTLVLYNGTRFYVNNGQIDWAISDVVEYKGSLFYVKNATVAFDYTGLVQAKDGNWYYIQDGKVAQQLTALVLYNGTWFYVKNGQIDWTYTDLFFFNGAWNYVENGRVTGSTEDVVEYKGTKFYVQNSRINWQKSGLVQAKNGTWYYIEGGKVAQQLTALVLHYGTWFYVNNGQIDWKYTDLFFFNGAWNYVENGRVTGSTEDVVEYKGTKFYVQNSRINWQKNGLVQAKNSTWYYIEGGKVAQQLMALVLHYGTWFYVNNGQIDWKYTDLFFFNGAWNYVENGKVTGSTEDVVEYKGSKFYVQNSRVNWQKNGLVQAKNGTWYYIKNGVVAKDFSDLIFYNHNWFYVKNGQIDWSFNGMVSYNGTLFYVENAQITWRYNGVGKYLNRLYALKNSVVDMTVSGLLQGPDKQWYHFKSGQLMSEDSLAMYQGRVYYTKKGILDWSFTGLVRITGNLYYIEGGHFVSSKTGLVRYSKDGREYYVTNGKVDENYTGLMLINGVWHYLKNGMFDTNYTGVTTYQNRYYYVEKGIITWKFNGKVKQDNKEFVFVNSETTTANATQVSKVIFIDPGHGGRDSGAHYYGVKESDLVLDVSKRLRALLQNSGYSVIMSREDDTYVDFVTERSRLVNATNSDIFISVHFNATGAGEGSQTTGIETYWYEYDKDYQPKINQKLHNDPIRLKNSKILADALQSAVIAETGAFNRGVKRETLAVLRETAKPAVLIELGFIDNPKELEKIKQKPYLQKLAQGLFNGIKAYYQTIHP; encoded by the coding sequence ATGTTAAAAAAGAAAATGAGACAACTGATGACAGGAGTGTTGTTGTTATTCGGTATGATGTCAAATTTTTTTGCAATACCACATACAACCGTTCATGCACAATCAAATGGTAAAATTGATACTGTTCTTAGTCAATCATCTTTTACCCCGGAACAGAAAAAATTTATTCAATATGTTTATGCCGGCGCGCTAGAAAATTATGAAAAAGCGGGTGTTTTACCGAGTATAACCATTGCACAAGCCGTTATTGAAAGTAATTGGGGAAAAAGTCAATTAGGGGCAGCACCAAACTACAATTTATTTGGTGTAAAAGCGACTGACGAGTGGACTGGAAAAACGGTAGAAATGAACACGAATGAAGTCATTGACGGAAAAACAGTACGTGTGAAGGCTCGCTTTAGAGCGTATGAATCATGGCAAGATAGTATAAAGGAAAGAGCCACATTCTTTACGTCTACACCTTATCGCAAGCAAATTTATAAAGCATTTTTAGAGTCTAAAACATATGTTGATGCAGCAAACGCATTGCAAAATGCAGGATACGCAACAGATCCGCGATATGCAGAAACATTAATACGTTTTATTGAAAGAAATGGATTGGATACATTAGATCCAAATGTATCAGGTAATGTCGGTTTTAGAAAAAACAACGATGCCTTACCGTATTCAATTGACAATGCACCGAATACTTATACAGGGCTAGCAGACTCCAAAACAGGAGAATTATATTATGTTGAAAATGGAAGAGTTACCGGTACGTTTACCGATGTTATTAAACATAATGGGTCATTATATTATGTTAAAAATAGTCAAGTAGATTTTGATGCTACGGGATTAATTCAAGCAAAAAATGGTGTTTGGTATTATATTCAAAACGGTCAAGTCGCACAGCAATTATCAACTTTAGTCCTTTATAATGGCACACGGTTTTATGTAAACAATGGCCAAATTGATTGGGCAATTAGTGATGTTGTTGAATATAAGGGTTCGCTATTTTATGTGAAAAATGCAACGGTCGCTTTTGATTATACGGGATTAGTTCAAGCAAAAGATGGGAATTGGTACTATATTCAAGACGGTAAAGTTGCACAACAACTGACGGCTTTAGTGCTTTATAATGGTACATGGTTTTATGTAAAAAATGGTCAAATTGATTGGACGTATACGGACTTGTTCTTCTTTAATGGAGCATGGAACTACGTTGAAAATGGAAGAGTTACAGGATCAACAGAAGATGTTGTTGAATACAAAGGCACAAAATTTTATGTCCAAAACAGTCGAATCAATTGGCAAAAAAGCGGATTGGTACAAGCCAAAAATGGCACGTGGTACTATATTGAAGGCGGTAAAGTTGCGCAACAATTGACGGCTTTAGTGTTGCATTACGGCACATGGTTTTATGTAAACAATGGTCAAATTGATTGGAAATATACGGACTTGTTCTTCTTTAATGGAGCATGGAACTACGTTGAAAATGGAAGAGTTACCGGTTCAACAGAAGATGTTGTTGAATACAAAGGCACAAAATTTTATGTCCAAAACAGTCGAATCAATTGGCAAAAAAATGGATTGGTACAAGCCAAAAATAGCACGTGGTACTATATTGAAGGCGGTAAAGTTGCGCAACAATTGATGGCTTTAGTGCTTCATTACGGTACATGGTTTTATGTGAACAATGGTCAAATTGATTGGAAATATACGGATTTATTCTTCTTTAATGGGGCATGGAACTATGTTGAAAATGGAAAAGTTACCGGTTCAACAGAAGATGTTGTTGAATACAAAGGCTCAAAATTTTATGTCCAAAACAGTCGAGTGAATTGGCAAAAAAATGGATTGGTACAAGCTAAAAATGGTACGTGGTACTATATCAAAAACGGCGTTGTTGCCAAAGATTTTTCAGACTTAATTTTTTATAATCATAACTGGTTTTATGTAAAAAATGGTCAAATCGATTGGTCATTTAACGGCATGGTTTCCTACAATGGTACATTATTTTATGTTGAAAATGCACAAATTACTTGGCGCTATAACGGAGTAGGTAAATATTTAAATCGATTATATGCCCTTAAAAACTCAGTTGTTGATATGACGGTGTCTGGGTTATTACAAGGGCCTGATAAACAATGGTATCACTTTAAATCAGGTCAATTGATGAGTGAAGATTCGTTAGCAATGTACCAAGGTCGTGTGTACTACACGAAAAAAGGGATTTTAGATTGGTCATTTACAGGTTTGGTTCGTATTACGGGTAATTTATATTACATTGAAGGTGGGCACTTTGTATCCTCAAAAACAGGATTAGTGCGCTACAGTAAAGATGGTAGAGAGTATTACGTGACAAACGGAAAAGTAGATGAAAATTATACAGGTCTGATGTTGATTAACGGCGTGTGGCACTATTTAAAAAATGGGATGTTTGACACAAATTATACGGGTGTGACAACGTATCAAAATCGTTATTATTATGTGGAAAAAGGTATCATTACATGGAAATTTAATGGTAAAGTGAAACAAGATAATAAAGAATTCGTTTTTGTGAATAGTGAAACGACGACTGCGAATGCTACACAAGTGAGCAAAGTGATTTTTATTGATCCAGGACATGGTGGTCGTGATAGTGGTGCGCATTACTATGGCGTTAAAGAAAGTGATTTAGTATTAGACGTTTCAAAACGATTACGTGCATTATTACAAAATTCAGGGTATTCGGTTATTATGAGTCGTGAAGATGATACGTATGTTGATTTTGTAACGGAACGCTCTAGACTGGTGAATGCAACCAATTCCGATATTTTCATTAGTGTACACTTTAATGCAACAGGAGCGGGTGAAGGTAGTCAAACTACGGGTATTGAAACGTATTGGTATGAATACGACAAAGACTACCAACCTAAAATCAATCAAAAACTACATAACGATCCAATTCGCTTAAAAAATAGTAAAATTTTAGCAGATGCTTTGCAAAGTGCGGTAATTGCTGAAACGGGAGCGTTTAATCGTGGCGTCAAAAGAGAAACTTTAGCCGTCTTACGAGAAACTGCAAAACCTGCTGTATTGATTGAGTTAGGATTTA
- a CDS encoding M3 family oligoendopeptidase yields the protein MDGKWSLTDLYTSYESTAYQNDFKALLSTLEQLEKVELKDDLETIKAVIALLEERTVLASKLFSFCTLQMAVDTTDTRSLAEYGKLNKVMSANAKTDAKINRFIGNVKTDISGDDVLREYAFYFKEQKDVVAHLLSDEVEEVIATMNMSAGSAWEQQQEYLTSTVVGEFDGKEVTLSDIRNLAYHPDADVRKRAYEKELEMYTHIKEPVAFSLNHIKSQVNDVTRLRGYDSALAQTLHRSRMSQETLDALLSAIVDALPSFQRYLKHKGTLLGHQNGLPFYDLFAPIGQGASRTFSVEESKVYLMEQFGKFSKDLADMTEEFYDKNYIDIFPRKGKRGGAFCYNLPVINQSRVMTNFDGSLSSVVTMAHELGHAYHGVQIENHRPLNWDYTMPVAETASTFNENIVMQNVISQASDAEKIGLIESQLQDLTQIIVDIYSRYLFEKSVFEERAEKFLFAADLEKLMMDAQQKAYGDGLDANALHPYMWVCKPHYYSESLSYYNFPYAFGGLFAKGLYALYLEQSDGFVEKYKAMLTATTVSTVEETAQFMGVDITKKEFWAKALHLIEQQIEDFVSLTQ from the coding sequence ATGGATGGAAAATGGTCATTGACAGATTTGTATACGTCGTACGAATCAACGGCGTATCAAAATGATTTTAAAGCGTTGTTAAGTACGTTAGAACAATTAGAAAAAGTAGAATTGAAAGATGATTTGGAAACGATAAAAGCTGTGATTGCATTATTAGAAGAGCGTACAGTTTTGGCGTCAAAATTATTTTCATTTTGTACGTTACAAATGGCTGTCGATACAACAGATACACGTAGTTTGGCAGAATACGGCAAATTAAATAAAGTGATGAGTGCCAATGCTAAAACAGATGCAAAAATTAATCGTTTTATTGGAAATGTAAAAACAGATATTTCTGGCGATGACGTATTAAGAGAATACGCCTTTTACTTTAAAGAGCAAAAAGATGTCGTGGCACATTTATTATCCGATGAAGTAGAAGAAGTGATTGCCACAATGAACATGAGTGCAGGAAGCGCTTGGGAACAACAACAAGAGTATTTAACGTCAACAGTTGTTGGTGAATTTGACGGTAAAGAAGTTACATTGAGTGATATTCGTAATTTAGCGTATCATCCAGATGCTGATGTTCGTAAACGTGCGTATGAAAAAGAATTAGAAATGTATACGCACATTAAAGAACCCGTTGCTTTTTCATTGAATCACATTAAATCACAAGTTAATGATGTAACGCGTTTACGTGGGTATGACAGTGCCTTGGCACAAACATTACACCGTTCTCGCATGAGTCAAGAAACATTAGATGCTTTATTAAGTGCGATTGTAGATGCTTTACCAAGTTTCCAACGTTACTTAAAACATAAAGGAACATTATTAGGTCATCAAAACGGTTTGCCGTTTTACGATTTATTTGCGCCAATTGGACAAGGTGCTTCACGTACGTTTTCAGTTGAAGAAAGCAAAGTTTACTTAATGGAACAGTTTGGTAAATTTTCAAAAGATTTAGCTGACATGACAGAAGAGTTTTACGACAAAAACTACATCGATATTTTCCCTCGTAAAGGCAAACGAGGGGGTGCGTTCTGTTACAATTTACCAGTAATCAATCAGTCACGTGTGATGACGAATTTTGACGGCAGTTTAAGTAGTGTGGTCACAATGGCTCACGAATTAGGGCATGCTTATCACGGTGTACAAATTGAAAATCACCGTCCATTAAACTGGGATTATACAATGCCTGTTGCCGAAACGGCATCAACGTTTAACGAAAACATTGTCATGCAAAATGTCATTTCACAAGCAAGTGATGCAGAAAAAATTGGTTTAATTGAATCGCAATTACAAGATTTAACACAAATTATTGTGGATATTTATTCACGCTATTTATTTGAAAAATCTGTCTTTGAAGAACGCGCAGAAAAATTCTTGTTTGCTGCGGATTTAGAAAAATTAATGATGGATGCACAACAAAAAGCGTATGGCGATGGGTTAGACGCTAATGCATTACATCCATACATGTGGGTATGTAAACCGCACTATTATTCAGAATCACTAAGTTATTACAATTTCCCGTATGCCTTTGGTGGATTATTTGCAAAAGGGCTATATGCATTGTATTTAGAACAAAGTGACGGTTTTGTAGAGAAGTATAAAGCCATGCTAACGGCGACAACTGTAAGTACCGTTGAAGAAACGGCACAATTTATGGGTGTGGATATCACGAAAAAAGAATTTTGGGCAAAAGCGCTACACTTAATAGAACAACAAATTGAAGATTTTGTGTCTTTAACGCAATAG
- a CDS encoding RluA family pseudouridine synthase, which yields MVKQLDFIAQDALGRIDKALVDLTSFSRSQIQQLLKKDAVVVNGSLVKANYKIQKGDTIVISIPEAETIDVVAENIPIDIVYEDDDIVIVNKASGMVVHPSVGHDRGTLVNGLLYHVKQLATSTGEIRPGIVHRIDKDTSGLLVVAKHSKAHEQLSQQFQTHDITREYVALVHGEVEHETGTIDAPLARDKYDRLKWRVQEGGKRAVTHFTVLERYEGYTLIQLRLETGRTHQIRAHMHFIGFDLVGDPVYSKYHDDKSYGQFLHAKTLGFKHPTTNEFVLFNSELPKTFLNQLETLVKKEQA from the coding sequence ATGGTGAAACAACTCGACTTTATTGCTCAAGACGCACTGGGTCGTATTGATAAGGCACTTGTTGATTTGACGTCATTTAGTCGTTCACAAATTCAACAGTTACTAAAAAAAGACGCTGTTGTGGTGAATGGTAGTCTAGTAAAAGCAAACTATAAAATTCAAAAAGGCGACACCATTGTCATCTCTATTCCAGAAGCTGAAACAATAGATGTTGTCGCTGAAAACATACCAATTGATATTGTTTATGAAGATGACGACATTGTTATTGTCAATAAAGCAAGTGGCATGGTTGTTCATCCATCTGTTGGGCATGACAGGGGAACGCTAGTCAATGGCTTACTCTATCATGTTAAACAGTTAGCCACCTCAACGGGTGAAATTAGACCGGGTATCGTACATCGTATTGATAAAGATACATCGGGGTTATTAGTGGTGGCGAAACATTCTAAAGCACACGAACAACTCTCACAGCAGTTTCAAACACACGACATCACTCGTGAATACGTGGCGTTGGTACATGGAGAAGTCGAACACGAGACAGGAACGATTGATGCCCCGTTGGCTCGGGATAAATACGACCGGTTAAAATGGCGTGTACAAGAAGGCGGAAAACGTGCAGTAACGCATTTTACGGTGTTAGAAAGATATGAAGGTTATACGTTAATTCAATTGCGTTTGGAAACTGGGCGAACGCATCAAATTCGTGCGCATATGCATTTTATCGGGTTTGATTTAGTGGGCGATCCTGTTTATAGTAAATACCATGACGATAAGTCATACGGGCAATTTTTACACGCTAAAACGCTAGGGTTTAAACACCCTACAACAAATGAGTTTGTCTTATTTAATAGTGAGTTGCCTAAAACATTTTTAAATCAATTAGAAACATTAGTGAAAAAGGAGCAAGCATAA
- the lspA gene encoding signal peptidase II: MVLIYSSIILLLILDQGVKMWTAMTIPLNTGQAFIPNVLSLFHLRNTGAAWGILSDNLVFFFIVTILICAGMICWAHKQKRRNIEYVAYVLIFAGAVGNFIDRVRLGYVIDMFRFEFIDFPIFNVADICLTLGVTVMIVDALLTEWKERGK, encoded by the coding sequence ATGGTACTAATATACAGTAGTATTATTTTATTATTGATTTTAGATCAAGGTGTTAAAATGTGGACGGCAATGACGATTCCTTTGAATACGGGACAAGCGTTTATTCCAAATGTGTTGTCTTTATTTCACCTTAGAAATACAGGAGCGGCATGGGGCATATTGTCTGACAATTTAGTATTCTTTTTCATTGTGACGATTTTGATTTGTGCAGGCATGATTTGTTGGGCACATAAACAAAAACGACGCAACATTGAATACGTTGCCTATGTTCTCATTTTTGCAGGTGCAGTGGGTAATTTTATTGACCGTGTACGGTTAGGGTATGTGATTGATATGTTTCGATTTGAATTTATTGATTTCCCGATTTTTAATGTGGCAGATATTTGCTTGACACTCGGTGTAACCGTCATGATTGTCGACGCACTTCTAACAGAATGGAAAGAAAGAGGAAAATAG
- a CDS encoding MBL fold metallo-hydrolase, translating into MEVIKIETGMHPENAYLVIKENKETLVVDPGADFNKIEKVIVENELKPVAVVLTHAHYDHIGAVDKVRHTYHIPVFMHQLEADFLTDASKNLSIYHMPFTVEKADVLLSKMGKITIEGFNCRIEHVPGHSPGSIVYLFEDEGFAVIGDTLFKGGCGRTDLPYSSNHTELMNGINAHLMTLPDDTVLYSGHGDTTTVRYERQYNPYLNGVTR; encoded by the coding sequence ATGGAAGTTATTAAAATTGAAACGGGTATGCATCCTGAAAATGCTTATTTAGTCATTAAAGAAAATAAGGAAACGCTAGTTGTTGACCCAGGTGCAGACTTTAATAAAATCGAAAAAGTCATTGTTGAAAATGAATTAAAACCGGTTGCTGTTGTTTTAACACATGCGCATTATGATCATATTGGAGCAGTGGACAAAGTGCGTCATACGTATCATATCCCTGTTTTTATGCATCAGCTAGAAGCGGATTTTTTAACCGATGCGTCTAAAAATTTATCGATTTATCATATGCCATTTACAGTTGAAAAGGCGGATGTTTTATTGTCAAAAATGGGCAAAATAACGATTGAAGGCTTTAATTGTCGTATTGAACATGTACCTGGTCATTCACCCGGTAGTATCGTCTATCTTTTTGAAGACGAGGGTTTTGCCGTTATCGGTGATACCTTGTTTAAAGGTGGTTGTGGTCGAACAGATTTGCCGTATAGTTCCAATCATACTGAATTGATGAATGGTATTAATGCACATTTAATGACGTTACCTGATGATACAGTGCTTTATTCAGGACATGGAGATACAACGACTGTTCGTTACGAGCGTCAATATAATCCTTACTTAAATGGAGTGACAAGATGA
- a CDS encoding cytidine deaminase: protein MTKEELMSYAIKALDHSYAPYSQFPVGAAILLTNGEVITGVNVENVSFGVTNCAERTAIFTAITNGYKKGDIQAIAVAGKTEDFLPPCNVCRQVLVEFCSPEMPVYLLNGAGDILSLTLADLVPYSFTSLSM, encoded by the coding sequence ATGACAAAAGAAGAATTAATGTCATATGCGATAAAAGCGTTAGACCATTCTTATGCACCGTATTCACAATTTCCCGTAGGGGCAGCGATTTTATTGACAAATGGAGAAGTTATCACTGGTGTTAATGTGGAAAATGTATCGTTTGGTGTTACAAACTGTGCGGAACGTACAGCGATTTTTACAGCCATTACAAATGGGTATAAAAAAGGTGATATTCAGGCAATTGCGGTTGCGGGTAAAACAGAAGATTTTTTACCGCCATGTAACGTTTGCCGTCAAGTGCTTGTTGAATTTTGTTCACCAGAAATGCCGGTTTATTTATTAAATGGTGCAGGCGATATTTTGAGTTTAACGTTAGCCGATTTAGTGCCGTATTCATTTACAAGTTTATCAATGTAA
- a CDS encoding Bax inhibitor-1/YccA family protein — MSQNTIYSAEQQNLNRFISKTFMWMIAGLLISAVSAFFVINNPVILRFVYGSRFGVFALMIVQMILAYTLRPNPEKMENSSAYIAKFTAYSFLTGITFAVIALVYTTTSIVQAFVTTAALFAILAIYGYTTKRDLTKLGNILLPALLGLIVLSVINMFIGSTGMSFVLTVVTVVIFVGLTMYDMQKIKVYYLYFEHATHLHASLAISCALELYLDFINLFLSVLRLFGTRRD, encoded by the coding sequence ATGAGTCAAAATACAATTTATTCAGCAGAACAACAAAACTTAAATCGATTCATTTCTAAAACATTTATGTGGATGATTGCTGGGCTATTGATTAGTGCAGTATCAGCGTTTTTCGTCATCAATAATCCAGTCATTTTACGATTCGTGTATGGTAGTCGATTTGGTGTATTTGCTTTAATGATTGTTCAAATGATTTTAGCGTATACGTTACGTCCAAATCCAGAAAAAATGGAAAATAGTAGTGCTTATATCGCTAAATTTACAGCATATTCATTTTTAACTGGAATTACATTTGCTGTAATTGCATTGGTTTATACAACAACATCAATCGTTCAAGCGTTTGTAACAACGGCGGCATTGTTTGCAATATTGGCAATTTATGGCTATACAACAAAACGTGATTTAACAAAATTAGGCAATATTTTACTGCCTGCCTTACTTGGTTTAATTGTTTTATCCGTTATTAACATGTTCATTGGTTCAACTGGTATGTCATTTGTTTTAACCGTTGTAACCGTAGTAATTTTTGTTGGCTTAACGATGTACGATATGCAAAAAATTAAAGTTTATTATTTATACTTTGAACATGCAACACATTTACACGCTAGTTTAGCCATTTCATGTGCATTAGAATTATATTTAGATTTCATTAACTTATTCTTGTCAGTTTTACGTTTGTTTGGTACACGTCGCGACTAA
- a CDS encoding Pr6Pr family membrane protein: MLLKKINVFHLFIAMVSFVGVSMQLYQYGVNMLLYFTTLSNIAVSVYYLFQVMNVKKVQLYYGNVVMAILLTGVVYHFMLSPLISAERFHRVENYIVHYIVPISVALDFFMNHQQINHWKKPFEWTVFPLIYFVFAIVNGLILKWEIPNNPDSPFPYFFLNVTKLGVHGVVQYALIILIVYILFGYLLMGVKKLVSQ, encoded by the coding sequence TTGTTGCTAAAGAAAATTAATGTATTTCATTTATTTATCGCAATGGTATCGTTTGTTGGTGTGAGTATGCAGTTGTATCAGTATGGGGTGAACATGTTGCTATACTTTACAACGTTATCCAATATTGCGGTTAGTGTGTACTACCTATTTCAAGTGATGAATGTCAAAAAGGTGCAATTGTATTATGGCAATGTCGTCATGGCAATTTTATTAACGGGTGTTGTGTATCATTTTATGCTTTCGCCGTTAATATCTGCTGAACGTTTCCATCGTGTTGAAAATTATATCGTGCATTATATTGTGCCGATTAGCGTAGCGTTAGACTTTTTTATGAATCATCAACAAATAAATCATTGGAAAAAACCGTTTGAATGGACTGTTTTTCCGCTAATTTATTTTGTTTTTGCGATAGTTAATGGGTTAATTTTAAAATGGGAAATCCCGAATAACCCGGATAGTCCGTTTCCTTATTTCTTTTTAAATGTGACAAAATTAGGCGTTCATGGTGTCGTGCAGTATGCATTGATTATCTTGATTGTGTATATTTTGTTTGGTTACTTATTGATGGGGGTTAAAAAATTAGTCAGTCAATAA
- the trmB gene encoding tRNA (guanosine(46)-N7)-methyltransferase TrmB, whose product MRLRNKPWANDKIKAYPQYIVQNAQEWRGKWHQRFGNDHPIHVEIGTGKGQFVTEMAKANPNINYIGVEIQTSVVVVALDKLIENDLPNLQLLHVDGGDIADLFEKGEVDRVYLNFSDPWPKKKHEKRRLTYASFLKSYETILVPNGEIHFKTDNQGLFEYSLCSFSQYGMILKQVWLDLHHSTFEGNIMTEYEAKFSSRGQRIYRVEVQFVAKEN is encoded by the coding sequence ATGAGATTAAGAAATAAACCGTGGGCAAATGATAAAATAAAGGCGTACCCGCAATATATCGTACAAAACGCACAAGAATGGCGTGGAAAGTGGCACCAACGATTTGGTAATGATCATCCCATTCATGTCGAAATCGGTACGGGTAAAGGTCAATTCGTTACTGAAATGGCAAAAGCAAACCCAAACATCAATTATATTGGTGTTGAAATTCAAACAAGCGTTGTCGTGGTAGCGTTAGATAAATTGATTGAGAACGATTTACCAAATTTACAATTATTACATGTTGATGGTGGGGATATCGCCGATTTATTTGAAAAAGGTGAAGTTGATCGTGTGTATTTGAATTTTTCAGATCCGTGGCCAAAGAAAAAACACGAAAAACGTCGTTTAACATACGCATCATTTTTAAAAAGTTATGAAACCATTTTAGTGCCGAATGGTGAAATTCATTTTAAAACAGATAACCAAGGATTGTTTGAATATTCGTTATGTAGTTTTTCACAATATGGCATGATTTTAAAACAAGTATGGTTGGATTTGCATCATAGTACATTCGAGGGGAATATTATGACAGAATATGAAGCAAAATTTTCATCAAGGGGGCAACGGATTTATCGCGTGGAGGTACAATTTGTTGCTAAAGAAAATTAA
- a CDS encoding phosphotransferase family protein: MSYSFDLEWEMAPLGGGTGQSYKGVKGEQTIFLKRNTTPFLAAVSVEGIAPKLLWTRRTANGEGITAQEWIEGDTLQPVQMVEHDVLAMVKAIHESATLKGMLEKIQGSSATPTQLLAEYQESLQVDLRQNSFLNRVVDYLYHTANQLEKVDSVVCHGDLSHANFLLEKTGRLYLVDWENVKLCDPLLDVASILCRYINYSDWEKWLEVYGVTLTPSVQLRLQWFCILTYLMDIKKSHFYGRNHQVNYAIMMIKKIMQ, from the coding sequence ATGAGTTATTCGTTTGATTTAGAATGGGAAATGGCACCACTTGGTGGTGGAACAGGACAGTCATATAAAGGCGTTAAAGGTGAGCAAACTATATTTTTAAAACGGAATACGACACCATTTTTGGCGGCGGTTTCCGTAGAAGGTATTGCGCCAAAATTGTTGTGGACAAGACGTACCGCTAACGGCGAAGGGATTACAGCGCAAGAATGGATTGAAGGCGATACGTTGCAACCCGTTCAGATGGTGGAACATGACGTACTTGCGATGGTGAAAGCGATACACGAGTCAGCAACGTTAAAAGGTATGCTTGAGAAAATTCAAGGGAGTTCGGCGACACCAACACAATTATTGGCTGAATATCAAGAGTCATTACAAGTTGATCTAAGACAAAATTCATTTTTGAATCGTGTTGTAGATTATTTATACCATACAGCAAATCAGCTTGAAAAAGTGGACAGCGTGGTTTGTCATGGCGATTTAAGTCATGCTAACTTTTTACTTGAAAAAACAGGTCGTTTATATTTGGTGGACTGGGAAAATGTAAAATTGTGTGATCCATTGTTAGATGTTGCGAGTATTTTATGCCGTTATATCAATTATTCGGATTGGGAAAAATGGCTTGAAGTTTATGGCGTTACGCTAACACCGTCAGTTCAATTACGCTTGCAGTGGTTTTGTATATTGACGTATTTAATGGATATTAAAAAAAGCCATTTTTATGGTAGAAATCATCAAGTCAATTATGCCATTATGATGATCAAAAAAATAATGCAATAA